From the Castor canadensis chromosome 9, mCasCan1.hap1v2, whole genome shotgun sequence genome, one window contains:
- the LOC109695325 gene encoding alcohol dehydrogenase E chain-like isoform X1, with product MSTAGKVIKCKAAVLWELKKPLSIEEVEVAPPKAHEVRIKMVATGICRSDDHVIAGTITMPFPLILGHEAAGIVESIGEGVTTVKPGDKVIPLFQAQCGKCRTCKHPKSNSCLKSDIISYKGTLLDGTSRFTCKGKTIYHFLGTSTFSQYTVVDEISVAKIDPSAPLEKVCLMGCGFPTGYGSAVKVAKVTKGSTCAVFGLGGVGLSAVIGCKAAGAARIIGVDINKDKFAKAKELGATECISPQDYDKPIHEVLQDMTDGGVDFSFEVIGRLDTMVSSLLCCQKAYGVSVIVGVPPDSQSLSMNPMMLLTGRTWKGAIFGGFKSKDSVPKLVDDFMAKKFPLDSLITNVLSFEKINEGFDLLRSGKSIRTILTF from the exons ATGAGCACAGCAGGAAAG GTAATAAAATGCAAAGCAGCTGTGCTGTGGGAGTTAAAGAAACCCCTTTCCATTGAGGAGGTGGAGGTCGCACCCCCTAAGGCCCATGAAGTTCGTATTAAG ATGGTGGCCACAGGAATCTGTCGCTCAGATGACCATGTGATTGCTGGAACTATTACCATGCCTTTCCCATTGATTCTAGGCCATGAGGCAGCCGGCATCGTGGAGAGCATTGGAGAAGGAGTGACTACAGTAAAACCAG GTGATAAAGTCATTCCACTCTTTCAGGCCCAGTGTGGAAAATGCAGAACTTGTAAACACCCTAAAAGCAACTCATGTTTGAAAAGCGA CATTATTAGCTACAAGGGGACCTTGCTGGATGGCACCTCCAGGTTCACCTGCAAGGGGAAGACCATCTACCACTTCTTGGGCACCAGCACCTTCTCCCAGTACACAGTGGTGGATGAGATCTCAGTGGCTAAAATTGATCCCTCTGCACCACTGGAGAAAGTCTGCCTCATGGGCTGTGGATTTCCAACTGGTTATGGCTCTGCAGTCAAAGTAGCCAAG GTCACTAAGGGCTCCACCTGTGCTGTGTTTGGCCTTGGAGGCGTTGGTCTGTCTGCTGTCATTGGCTGTAAAGCAGCAGGAGCAGCCAGGATCATTGGAGTGGACATCAACAAAGACAAATTTGCAAAGGCCAAAGAATTGGGTGCCACTGAGTGCATCAGTCCTCAAGACTATGACAAACCCATCCATGAGGTGCTACAGGATATGACCGACGGGGGAGTGGATTTTTCATTTGAAGTCATTGGTCGCCTGGACACCATG GTTTCTTCCCTCTTATGCTGTCAAAAGGCCTATGGTGTGAGCGTCATTGTGGGAGTGCCTCCTGATTCCCAAAGCCTCTCAATGAACCCTATGATGCTATTGACTGGACGCACCTGGAAAGGAGCAATATTTGGTG GTTTTAAGAGTAAAGATTCTGTCCCCAAACTTGTGGATGATTTTATGGCTAAAAAGTTTCCATTGGATTCATTAATAACCAAtgttttatcttttgaaaaaattaatgaaggatTTGACTTGCTTCGCTCTGGAAAGAG TATACGTACCATTCTGACATTTTGA
- the LOC109695325 gene encoding alcohol dehydrogenase E chain-like isoform X2 produces the protein MSTAGKVIKCKAAVLWELKKPLSIEEVEVAPPKAHEVRIKMVATGICRSDDHVIAGTITMPFPLILGHEAAGIVESIGEGVTTVKPGDKVIPLFQAQCGKCRTCKHPKSNSCLKSDIISYKGTLLDGTSRFTCKGKTIYHFLGTSTFSQYTVVDEISVAKIDPSAPLEKVCLMGCGFPTGYGSAVKVAKVTKGSTCAVFGLGGVGLSAVIGCKAAGAARIIGVDINKDKFAKAKELGATECISPQDYDKPIHEVLQDMTDGGVDFSFEVIGRLDTMVSSLLCCQKAYGVSVIVGVPPDSQSLSMNPMMLLTGRTWKGAIFGVYVPF, from the exons ATGAGCACAGCAGGAAAG GTAATAAAATGCAAAGCAGCTGTGCTGTGGGAGTTAAAGAAACCCCTTTCCATTGAGGAGGTGGAGGTCGCACCCCCTAAGGCCCATGAAGTTCGTATTAAG ATGGTGGCCACAGGAATCTGTCGCTCAGATGACCATGTGATTGCTGGAACTATTACCATGCCTTTCCCATTGATTCTAGGCCATGAGGCAGCCGGCATCGTGGAGAGCATTGGAGAAGGAGTGACTACAGTAAAACCAG GTGATAAAGTCATTCCACTCTTTCAGGCCCAGTGTGGAAAATGCAGAACTTGTAAACACCCTAAAAGCAACTCATGTTTGAAAAGCGA CATTATTAGCTACAAGGGGACCTTGCTGGATGGCACCTCCAGGTTCACCTGCAAGGGGAAGACCATCTACCACTTCTTGGGCACCAGCACCTTCTCCCAGTACACAGTGGTGGATGAGATCTCAGTGGCTAAAATTGATCCCTCTGCACCACTGGAGAAAGTCTGCCTCATGGGCTGTGGATTTCCAACTGGTTATGGCTCTGCAGTCAAAGTAGCCAAG GTCACTAAGGGCTCCACCTGTGCTGTGTTTGGCCTTGGAGGCGTTGGTCTGTCTGCTGTCATTGGCTGTAAAGCAGCAGGAGCAGCCAGGATCATTGGAGTGGACATCAACAAAGACAAATTTGCAAAGGCCAAAGAATTGGGTGCCACTGAGTGCATCAGTCCTCAAGACTATGACAAACCCATCCATGAGGTGCTACAGGATATGACCGACGGGGGAGTGGATTTTTCATTTGAAGTCATTGGTCGCCTGGACACCATG GTTTCTTCCCTCTTATGCTGTCAAAAGGCCTATGGTGTGAGCGTCATTGTGGGAGTGCCTCCTGATTCCCAAAGCCTCTCAATGAACCCTATGATGCTATTGACTGGACGCACCTGGAAAGGAGCAATATTTGGTG TATACGTACCATTCTGA